The sequence AGGCTCGATCCCTGATGCTATTGGCAACCTTGTTCAGCTTACGGATCTGAAATTGGATGCCAACAACTTGAGTGGCAGGATACCTGCAAGTATAGGACGTTGTACTCAACTCCAGATACTCAATCTTGCTCACAATGCACTAAATGGTAGTATACCAAGATCAATCCTcaaaatttcttctctttctcaaGAATTTGACTTGTCACACAACTACTTATCTGGAGCAGTACCAGAGGAAATTGGCAATCTCATCAATTTGAATAAACTTAGCATCTCAAACAATATGTTGTCTGGCAACATCCCGTCCACTCTTGGCCAGTGTGTGCTTCTGGAATATCTTAAGATGCAAAACAACTTATTTACAGGAAGCATTCCACAATCTCTTTCAGAACTAGTAGGAATCAAAGAGTTGGATATTTCTCAGAACAATTtatctggaaaaataccagagTTCTTAACATCCTTTAATGATCTCCATTACCTCAATTTATCCTTCAACAATTTTGAAGGAGCAGTTCCAACAGGTGGTATTTTTGCCAATGCTAGTGCAGTGTCAATCGAAGGAAATGATCAGCTGTGCTCTAGTGTTCTAACAGGAGGCACCCCTCTTTGTTCAGCAAAGGGTGGTGACAAGAAAAACAAGCACATTTATTTGGTTCTAGTTGCAAAGATAGTAATACCAGTTGTTATAATCATACTGCTttgtcttgccacatttttctGGAGGAAGAGAATGCAAGCACAAGCACATTTGCATCAACTCAATAAGAACATGAAGAACATTACATATGATGACATCGTAAAGGCAACAGATATGTTCTCTTCTACTAACTTAATTGGCTCAGGTTCATTTGGAAAGGTTTACAAGGGTAGCATGAGTCTTCACAAAGATAAAGTGGCCATCAAGATTTTTAACCTCAACATGTACGGAGCACATAGGAGCTTCCTTGCAGAATGTGAAGCCCTCAGAAATGCCCGGCATCGAAATATTGTAAAAATCATTACTTTATGCTCTTCAGTGGATCCTACTGGGGCTGACTTCAAGGCCATAGTTTTCCCACATATGCTGAATGGGAACCTAGACATGTGGCTAAATCAGAGGGCACATCAACATAATCAAAGAAAGATTCTGACTTTAAGTCAAAGAATCAATGTAGCATTGGATTTAGCAAATGCAATGGATTATCTTCATAACCAATGTGCATCTCCATTAATACACTGCGACCTGAAGCCAAACAATATTCTTTTGGACCATAAGATGGTGGCATATGTAAGTGACTTTGGACTAGCAAGGTTTCAATGTACTAAACCAAGTACACATAAAGATAGTTCAGCAACTTTAGCTGGCCTAAAAGGGTCCATCGGATATATCCCACCAGGTGAGTTTATCTTCAATTTAAGTTCTTttctgtttattctttacagaATTGAATAAAAGCTTGTTTCAAGCATTTGATGAAAACTGTAAATATATATGCAGAGTATGGCATGAGCCAAGACATATCAACAAAGGGTGATGTCTATAGTTTTGGAGTGCTCCTGCTGGAAATGATGACAGGTTGTCGTCCCACTGATGAAAAATTCAGTAATGGTACAAGCCTGCATGAGTTTGTTGACAGAGCATTCCCAAAGAACATCAATGAGGTTGTTGATCCTACCATACTACAAGATGACATCAATGCAACTGAATTTCTACAGAATTGCATAATTCCCTTGGTCAAAATAGGATTGTCCTGTTCCATGACATCACCCAAAGAGCGGCCTGGAATGGACAAAGTTTCTACTGAAATTGTTGCAATCAAGAATATGTTCTCAAGAATCCATGAACATGATCAATCGAAATAGGGGACAGATAGTGCCTAGATCTAGTGATTTAACTGTACATCACTAATGTACTATGTGATGTTTTCAGCTTTCTCATCACCTTTTGTATTCTGTATAGTTAATCAAACTTGCATTCATCTGCAGAAATTACCCATTGTTTGGAAGTAGCCGTTCATGTCATTTTTTCTCTTTTGATTTATTGTGTTGTGAATTCGTAGAATCTCATCTCAATCAGACACTTCATATAAAGATCCATTGGCCATGTAATGGCCC comes from Panicum virgatum strain AP13 chromosome 4K, P.virgatum_v5, whole genome shotgun sequence and encodes:
- the LOC120703775 gene encoding receptor kinase-like protein Xa21, producing MASSGILSPCLVWLLCLITFGSLPEATCSERENEQQALLCFKSQLSAPADVFATWSNASLEFCSWHGITCSQRSPRRVIALDLASEGITGTISPCIGNLTSLTRLQLSNNSFHGSIPSELGLLSQLSSLNLSMNSLEGNIPSELSSCSQLQILGLWKNSLHGEIPSALSQCIHLQEINLSNNNLEGSIPSPFGTLPELRILIVASNKLSGAIPPSLGSSLSLKYVDLGRNAITGGIPESLARSSSLQVLRLMRNSLSGELPEVLFNSSSLIAICLQENKFVGSIPPVTATSPSVKHLHLGGNSLSGTIPASLGNFSSLLDLRLTRNKLVGSIPESIGYLPTLSLLNLNLNNLSGPIPPSLFNMSSLTALAMANNSLNGRLPSHIGYTLPNIQILILSSNKFDGPIPASLLNAFHMQWLYLGGNMLTGPVPFFGSLPNLEELELSYNMLDAGDWGFVSSLSNCSRLTRLYLSGNNFQGKLPSSIGNLSGSLEVLWLRDNKISGPIPPEMGNLKNLNQLYMDYNRFTGSIPPTIGNLKSLVVLAGAQNRFSGSIPDAIGNLVQLTDLKLDANNLSGRIPASIGRCTQLQILNLAHNALNGSIPRSILKISSLSQEFDLSHNYLSGAVPEEIGNLINLNKLSISNNMLSGNIPSTLGQCVLLEYLKMQNNLFTGSIPQSLSELVGIKELDISQNNLSGKIPEFLTSFNDLHYLNLSFNNFEGAVPTGGIFANASAVSIEGNDQLCSSVLTGGTPLCSAKGGDKKNKHIYLVLVAKIVIPVVIIILLCLATFFWRKRMQAQAHLHQLNKNMKNITYDDIVKATDMFSSTNLIGSGSFGKVYKGSMSLHKDKVAIKIFNLNMYGAHRSFLAECEALRNARHRNIVKIITLCSSVDPTGADFKAIVFPHMLNGNLDMWLNQRAHQHNQRKILTLSQRINVALDLANAMDYLHNQCASPLIHCDLKPNNILLDHKMVAYVSDFGLARFQCTKPSTHKDSSATLAGLKGSIGYIPPEYGMSQDISTKGDVYSFGVLLLEMMTGCRPTDEKFSNGTSLHEFVDRAFPKNINEVVDPTILQDDINATEFLQNCIIPLVKIGLSCSMTSPKERPGMDKVSTEIVAIKNMFSRIHEHDQSK